A region of Bacteroides sp. DNA encodes the following proteins:
- the radA gene encoding DNA repair protein RadA encodes MCAKIKTEFFCSNCGARSAKWIGRCPSCGEWNTYHEEVLQKESGSRSYVSKREGGSRPRLIHEIEASHEKRQSSGSNELDRVLGGGIVPGALMLIGGEPGIGKSTLMLQIALQIKNTKVLYISGEESDLQLRMRATRLGHDHAECYILTETDTSVIFKHIEDLVPEMVVIDSIQTLTTPSIESSAGSISQIRETAAEFQRYAKESAVPVFLIGHITKDGSLAGPKILEHMVDTVLQFEGDHNHVYRILRAAKNRFGSTSELGIFEMRGNGLREVANPSEILLSQRDEEVSGVTISATIEGQRPILIEAQALVSSAAYGTPQRSSNGFDFKRLNMLLAVLEKRNGFRISAKDVFLNITGGIKVDDPAIDLGVICAVLSSNEDIPISGKACFAAEVGLTGEIRPVTRIEQRITEAAKLGFEEIFVSKYNMKGLEKKEFGIRIHPVNRIDQVFRLLFG; translated from the coding sequence ATGTGTGCAAAGATTAAAACAGAATTTTTCTGCAGCAATTGCGGTGCCCGGTCGGCCAAATGGATCGGGCGTTGTCCTTCCTGCGGTGAGTGGAACACCTACCACGAAGAGGTGCTTCAAAAGGAAAGCGGATCCAGGTCTTATGTCTCGAAGCGCGAAGGGGGCAGCCGGCCCAGGCTTATACACGAGATTGAGGCGAGCCATGAAAAAAGGCAGTCATCGGGCAGCAATGAACTCGACCGTGTGCTGGGCGGAGGGATTGTCCCCGGAGCCCTGATGCTCATCGGGGGAGAACCGGGCATCGGCAAGTCGACATTGATGTTGCAGATTGCCCTGCAGATCAAAAATACCAAAGTCCTGTACATCTCGGGCGAGGAGAGTGATTTGCAGCTGCGAATGCGGGCTACCCGGCTAGGGCACGATCACGCTGAATGCTATATCCTGACCGAAACAGATACTTCCGTTATTTTTAAGCACATTGAAGACCTCGTTCCTGAAATGGTGGTCATCGACTCCATTCAAACCCTGACCACCCCTTCCATTGAGTCGTCGGCAGGAAGCATTTCCCAAATCAGGGAAACCGCCGCTGAGTTTCAGCGTTATGCCAAGGAAAGCGCCGTTCCGGTGTTCCTGATCGGGCACATTACGAAGGACGGATCGCTGGCTGGACCTAAGATCCTGGAGCATATGGTCGACACGGTGCTTCAGTTTGAGGGCGACCATAACCACGTTTACCGTATTTTGCGGGCCGCCAAGAACCGTTTTGGAAGCACCAGCGAGCTGGGCATTTTCGAGATGCGTGGCAATGGCTTGCGCGAAGTGGCAAACCCTTCAGAGATCTTGTTGTCGCAGCGTGATGAAGAAGTGAGTGGGGTGACCATCTCGGCTACCATTGAAGGCCAGCGCCCCATCCTGATTGAGGCACAGGCATTGGTAAGTTCTGCCGCTTACGGAACGCCACAACGGTCCTCGAACGGCTTTGACTTCAAGCGCCTGAACATGCTCCTGGCTGTGCTCGAGAAAAGAAACGGCTTCAGGATCTCTGCCAAGGATGTGTTCCTGAACATCACGGGAGGCATTAAAGTGGACGATCCCGCCATTGACCTGGGGGTGATTTGCGCCGTGCTGTCGTCCAATGAAGACATCCCCATCAGCGGGAAGGCCTGTTTTGCAGCCGAGGTGGGGCTTACCGGCGAGATCCGTCCTGTAACCCGCATTGAGCAGCGCATTACAGAGGCCGCCAAACTGGGCTTTGAGGAGATCTTTGTTTCCAAATATAATATGAAGGGCCTT